The Toxorhynchites rutilus septentrionalis strain SRP chromosome 3, ASM2978413v1, whole genome shotgun sequence genome includes a region encoding these proteins:
- the LOC129774081 gene encoding uncharacterized protein LOC129774081, protein MSGRPRMLEMFNEQFPRFAGQLDRNKLYTRRRAILSHNMLSPAEIEAIKLEVQRELRRESGRSSDMSRRSSARLSASFASERRESMAPPPDPVDEPRGQEPAEDQQRGQLKNELAFHMDAAVTQFYGTDPLTRHKIPKLQYSHRLTSAVQVLDQEVLPMYLEVVENLEELQFIVYCGTVAVVRTLGMRTFHQDDRQNRVLSKKPKPAWMRRLEGRIQTLRVKIGRLTQYKRGSRSRKLIRGVAEIVKPAELSDLNENRIIEILDTHVQRLSALSKRLRRYTECTKRHADNRMFSMNEREFYSRIKKKRNNYDSGLPEIDEVTQFWSGLWENPIQHRSNRMWLAEEEEYGNGLEAMPAVMVTAHDINEAIRFARNWAAPGPNFVHNFWNKIFSSTHGRMAECFNTVLENPQITPEFVTKGITHLMPKDQDTANAAKYEPITCLTSLYKLLTSVINRKIQNHCDVNEMLTEEQKGCKQNTRGCKDQVVIDAVIVGQASRNRRNLSMAYIDYKKSYDSVPHTYLIKVLKMYKIHDGVIRFMEHAVVNWSTSLCITDGTTMLRSRTLYIRRGIFQGDTFSPLWFCLAMNPLSRALNRSSNGYHINRTTTINHTFYMDDLKLFAESTETLQSLLQCVSDFSSDVRMELGIEKSSIKHNLVNQLVPYYKYIPDPVLENSCYKLYWDREIIMDVRIPANRPDIVVYDKKEREVLIIDIAIPLDHNPQSTFAAKITKYHDLAKELRQMWDSQGIRIIPVIISATGLVPHSLTQSLEEL, encoded by the exons atgtccGGCAGACCAAGAATGCTGGAAATGTTCAACGAGCAGTTCCCACGATTTGCCGGCCAACTAGATCGGAATAAGCTCTACACACGGAGACGAGCGATTTTGTCACACAACATGCTGTCCCCGGCTGAAATAGAGGCCATCAAGTTGGAAGTGCAACGAGAACTGcgtagagagagtggaagatCGAGCGATATGTCGAGAAGGAGCTCTGCTAGGCTGAGTGCATCGTTCGCTAGTGAAAGGCGCGAATCTATGGCACCACCACCGGATCCAGTGGATGAGCCTAGAGGACAAGAGCCGGCAGAGGATCAACAACGTGGTCAACTAAAGAACGAATTGGCTTTCCACATGGATGCAGCAGTGACCCAGTTTTACGGAACGGACCCCTTAACCCGACACAAGATTCCGAAGTTGCAGTATTCCCACCGACTAACGAGTGCCGTCCAAGTACTCGACCAGGAAGTTCTACCTATGTACCTGGAAGTGGTAGAGAATCTAGAGGAGCTGCAATTTATCGTTTATTGTGGAACTGTAGCTGTTGTACGGACGTTAGGAATGCGCACCTTTCACCAAGACGATAGACAGAACCGCGTACTCTCCAAAAAACCGAAACCTGCTTGGATGAGACGCCTGGAAGGTCGTATCCAAACGCTCCGAGTAAAAATCGGTCGACTAACGCAGTACAAGAGGGGAAGTCGATCGCGAAAGCTGATTCGTGGagttgctgaaattgtgaagcCGGCAGAGCTCTCTGATCTTAATGAAAACCGCATCATTGAGATCCTCGACACCCATGTACAACGGTTGAGTGCTCTATCAAAAAGGTTAAGACGTTATACGGAATGTACGAAAAGGCATGCGGATAATCGTATGTTCAGTATGAACGAAAGGGAGTTCTACAGCCGCATCAAAAAGAAACGCAATAATTACGATAGTGGTCTTCCTGAGATTGACGAAGTTACCCAGTTTTGGTCAGGGTTATGGGAGAACCCTATTCAACACCGAAGTAACAGAATGTGGCTGGCAGAAGAAGAGGAATATGGAAACGGACTTGAAGCAATGCCTGCCGTTATGGTAACCGCCCATGATATCAACGAAGCCATTCGATTTGCCAGGAATTGGGCTGCCCCAGGACCAAATTTCGTGCACAATTTCTGGAACaaaattttttcttcaactcatGGGCGAATGGCAGAGTGCTTCAATACGGTACTAGAAAATCCCCAAATAACACCGGAGTTCGTGACCAAGGGAATTACTCATCTGATGCCAAAGGATCAAGACACAGCGAATGCGGCGAAGTACGAGCCAATAACATGTCTAACGAGCCTGTACAAGCTACTTACGTCGGTGATTAACAGAAAGATTCAAAACCATTGCGATGTGAATGAAATgttaacagaagaacagaaaggcTGTAAACAAAACACGCGGGGCTGCAAAGATCAAGTCGTTATCGATGCAGTCATCGTCGGACAAGCAAGCCGAAACAGAAGGAACCTGAGTATGGCGTACATTGACTATAAAAAATCATACGACTCAGTACCACATACGTACTTGATAAAGGTACTAAAAATGTACAAGATACATGATGGCGTCATCAGGTTTATGGAACACGCAGTGGTAAACTGGAGCACCTCGCTTTGTATCACCGACGGAACAACTATGTTGAGATCCAGAACACTCTATATTCGCAGGGGAATATTCCAAGGTGACACATTCAGTCCTTTGTGGTTTTGCCTTGCGATGAACCCCTTGAGCAGAGCACTCAACCGAAGCAGCAATGGCTACCATATAAATAGAACAACAACTATAAATCATACCttctatatggacgacttgaAACTGTTTGCGGAATCAACAGAAACGCTACAAAGTCTTCTACAGTGTGTTAGCGACTTTAGTTCCGATGTGCGGATGGAACTCGGAATCGAAAAGT CTAGCATCAAACACAACTTGGTAAATCAGTTGGTACCCTACTATAAGTATATTCCGGATCCGGTTTTGGAAAATAGCTGCTACAAAttgtactgggatcgcgagaTCATTATGGATGTCCGAATACCAGCTAATCGCCCTGATATTGTGGTCTACGACAAAAAGGAGAGAGAAGTATTAATTATAGACATTGCGATACCGTTAGACCACAATCCTCAATCAACGTTTGCTGCCAAGATAACTAAATACCACGACTTGGCAAAAGAACTAAGACAAATGTGGGATTCACAGGGCATCCGCATTATACCAGTGATAATCTCAGCAACTGGTTTAGTTCCCCACTCTCTCACGCAGTCTTTGGAGGAGCTGTAA
- the LOC129777092 gene encoding myophilin, translated as MSTNRAPKSGFAAEAQRKINQKYSEELAAECLEWIKEVTGEPINTSGDMDNFYEVLKDGVTLCNLANAIEPGSVKKINTSKMAFKCMENISAFLECAKKFGVPPQETFQTVDLWERQNLNSVVICIQSLGRKAGKYGKPSIGPKEADKNERQFSDEQMRAGQTVISLQYGSNKGATQSGINFGNTRHM; from the coding sequence ATCAACCAGAAATACAGCGAAGAATTGGCGGCGGAATGCTTAGAGTGGATCAAAGAAGTGACCGGTGAGCCCATCAACACCTCCGGCGATATGGACAATTTCTACGAGGTGCTGAAGGATGGCGTGACGCTGTGCAACCTGGCCAACGCTATCGAGCCCGGCTCGGTCAAGAAGATCAACACCAGCAAGATGGCGTTCAAGTGCATGGAGAACATCTCGGCGTTCCTTGAGTGCGCGAAAAAATTCGGCGTGCCACCCCAGGAGACCTTCCAGACGGTGGACCTGTGGGAGAGACAGAACCTGAACTCGGTGGTGATCTGCATCCAGTCGCTGGGCAGGAAGGCTGGCAAGTACGGCAAACCATCGATCGGACCAAAGGAGGCGGACAAGAACGAGCGTCAATTCTCGGACGAACAGATGCGGGCCGGACAGACGGTCATCTCGCTGCAGTACGGGTCCAACAAGGGCGCAACCCAGAGCGGTATCAATTTCGGTAACACTAGACATatgtaa